A section of the Desulfomonile tiedjei genome encodes:
- a CDS encoding omptin family outer membrane protease, with amino-acid sequence MVRRLAVWVAICVMSCLGVAERSESYIRGLQLPLAPNWAPDDAGRAYGHYCSLGIKKYLNSFTSYQFPNPFATQQDPLSRLEFPIDQWFMGIETSYTSRWWSLQFQGWMNVSRDGSLKMQDSDWDDEAAPDQKTIFSESKCRLNRGLLFDVRLSAATPLEQLINLRPVFGYRNEYFFFTTHDGFQAVLGGGVADLHGDGIEFAQSFSHYYVGCMLNTHLNGSGGAVSLPEIDLLFQADYAFITARNEDLHLLRSGERITRERTSGHCWHISLRATCMVKQTVWVGLDGDFKRLLTNGSHQLTNSLFNIDFSFGGSKVWSDQATISAFAEVKF; translated from the coding sequence ATGGTTCGACGCCTGGCGGTGTGGGTCGCCATTTGTGTCATGTCGTGTCTAGGGGTAGCTGAAAGATCCGAATCATATATTCGCGGCTTGCAGCTTCCCTTAGCTCCAAACTGGGCCCCGGACGATGCCGGAAGAGCATACGGACATTATTGCTCTCTCGGCATAAAAAAGTATCTTAACAGTTTCACTTCCTATCAGTTTCCCAACCCTTTTGCCACACAGCAAGACCCTCTAAGCAGGTTGGAATTTCCCATTGATCAATGGTTCATGGGAATTGAAACCAGCTACACCAGCCGGTGGTGGTCGCTCCAGTTTCAGGGATGGATGAATGTGAGCCGTGATGGATCATTGAAGATGCAGGACAGCGATTGGGACGATGAAGCCGCTCCTGATCAAAAAACGATTTTCAGTGAATCCAAATGCCGATTGAATCGCGGTTTGCTTTTCGACGTCAGGTTATCGGCGGCCACACCTTTGGAGCAGTTGATCAACCTTCGCCCGGTATTCGGTTATCGAAACGAGTATTTCTTCTTTACCACCCATGATGGGTTCCAGGCGGTCCTTGGGGGCGGGGTCGCAGATCTTCACGGAGATGGAATTGAATTTGCGCAATCTTTTTCCCATTATTACGTAGGATGTATGTTGAACACGCATCTTAACGGGTCGGGCGGCGCGGTATCACTCCCGGAGATTGATCTGCTCTTTCAGGCGGATTATGCTTTCATCACCGCTCGAAATGAGGACCTACACCTTCTGCGGAGCGGTGAGCGTATCACGCGTGAGAGAACAAGCGGGCATTGTTGGCACATTTCCCTGCGAGCTACCTGCATGGTGAAGCAAACCGTCTGGGTCGGCCTGGACGGAGATTTCAAGAGACTGTTGACCAACGGCTCACATCAATTGACCAATAGCTTGTTCAACATTGATTTTTCCTTCGGGGGATCAAAAGTGTGGTCCGATCAGGCCACAATTTCCGCGTTCGCAGAGGTGAAATTTTAG
- a CDS encoding LptF/LptG family permease, whose protein sequence is MAVGPRIINRYVFREITVSFLFCLAIFLMAGLIAGFLPVLQKVIGRDMGLTVIMFQVLINVLPGTLVTVLPLSMTIGILLGLGRLAADNEIAAIKSSGISVIRLLPPVLTLGTIGLALSLFCTLVLIPKGISEGRRLMHEALTKRVDAGIEERTFFDKLKNLILFVEEIDPATGIMSRVFIQESSQPNEVTTILAHEGKAAPDPEGKAFVLHLRNGTMLTEDRHGDSTGSLAFETYTFRYPLDQADTGTQMSLEEMSVREIVKHVERVTQVKPTDTPEVLAFYQRVRTFARMLIVQRFTYPLACLALAVVAFPLGVLNMGRSRLNNVSVGLVVVFAYYAFTLATERLARSGLAAPELVIPLPPLVFIFAGAYFMHCVAQERVPGIIRLAQRLILRIRRDSP, encoded by the coding sequence TTGGCGGTTGGTCCTCGCATAATCAATCGGTACGTGTTCCGTGAGATCACGGTATCTTTTTTATTTTGCCTGGCGATCTTTTTAATGGCCGGTCTTATTGCCGGTTTCTTGCCTGTTCTTCAAAAGGTCATTGGGCGCGACATGGGATTGACCGTGATTATGTTTCAGGTATTGATTAACGTCTTGCCGGGAACTTTGGTCACTGTGCTGCCGCTGTCAATGACCATCGGCATCTTGCTGGGCTTGGGAAGGCTCGCCGCGGATAATGAAATTGCAGCCATCAAGTCATCGGGGATTTCGGTAATCCGGCTGTTGCCGCCTGTTCTTACACTAGGAACCATCGGTTTGGCTCTAAGCCTGTTTTGTACGCTGGTTCTTATTCCCAAAGGAATTTCCGAAGGCCGCCGATTGATGCACGAAGCCCTTACGAAGAGAGTCGATGCCGGGATAGAAGAGCGGACCTTCTTCGACAAGCTCAAGAATTTGATCCTCTTTGTGGAGGAGATCGATCCCGCCACGGGGATCATGAGTCGAGTGTTTATACAGGAGTCTTCACAACCGAACGAGGTGACAACAATATTGGCTCACGAGGGGAAGGCCGCTCCTGATCCTGAAGGAAAGGCTTTTGTGCTGCACCTCCGCAACGGCACCATGTTGACGGAGGATCGGCACGGTGATTCCACGGGCAGCCTCGCGTTTGAAACCTATACATTCCGATATCCTCTGGACCAGGCGGACACAGGGACCCAAATGTCGCTCGAGGAAATGTCGGTGCGGGAAATCGTGAAACACGTAGAGCGTGTCACGCAGGTGAAGCCAACCGACACTCCGGAGGTGCTGGCATTTTACCAGCGCGTTCGCACCTTCGCGAGGATGCTGATCGTCCAGAGATTCACCTATCCTCTGGCATGTCTAGCTCTAGCCGTGGTCGCATTCCCGCTGGGCGTGCTAAACATGGGACGGAGTCGGCTGAACAATGTCTCGGTGGGGTTGGTGGTCGTCTTCGCGTACTACGCGTTCACGCTGGCCACGGAACGATTGGCTCGGTCGGGCCTGGCCGCTCCGGAATTGGTGATCCCGCTGCCTCCGCTGGTTTTCATTTTCGCGGGCGCATATTTTATGCATTGCGTGGCGCAGGAACGCGTCCCGGGAATCATTCGCCTGGCTCAACGGCTAATACTGCGAATCCGGAGAGATTCGCCATAG
- the aroQ gene encoding type II 3-dehydroquinate dehydratase, with protein sequence MKILILHGPNLNALGKREPEVYGKATLDDINKRLIKKASGLGMEIQCLQSNHEGALIDALHEAVKWADGIIINPAALTHTSVALRDAIAATGLPAVEVHLTNIHAREQFRRRSLTAGVCAGQIAGFGADSYYLALLALKEIVEKK encoded by the coding sequence ATGAAAATCCTGATATTGCACGGCCCGAATCTCAACGCGCTCGGCAAGAGAGAACCTGAAGTCTACGGCAAAGCCACTCTCGATGATATAAACAAGCGGCTGATTAAGAAGGCAAGCGGTCTGGGGATGGAAATACAATGCCTCCAATCCAACCACGAAGGCGCCCTCATAGACGCCCTTCATGAGGCGGTAAAGTGGGCTGACGGCATTATCATAAATCCCGCGGCCCTAACGCATACAAGTGTGGCGCTGCGAGATGCTATTGCGGCAACCGGCCTACCTGCCGTTGAAGTTCATTTAACCAATATCCACGCTCGGGAACAATTCCGCCGCCGATCTTTGACGGCCGGTGTCTGTGCGGGACAGATCGCGGGGTTCGGAGCCGACTCCTACTATCTTGCTTTGCTGGCATTGAAGGAGATTGTGGAGAAGAAGTAG